A genomic segment from Polyangium mundeleinium encodes:
- the accC gene encoding acetyl-CoA carboxylase biotin carboxylase subunit has product MFGKILIANRGEIAMRVVRACRTLGIRTVAIHSDVDATAPHVRFADEAVCVGPADPRRSYLNIPQIIAAAEITGADAVHPGYGFLSENAEFAELCRRCGLTFIGPTPEAMRLWGDKVRAREAAKRFGLPLLPGTTVLRDAEDAAVQAARIGYPVILKAAGGGGGRGMRVVRDDSEIRRSFETATSEAQAGFKNPDVYLEKFVEEPRHIELQVLGDGHGHIFTFGERECSLQRRHQKIIEEAPSPVMTPEKRAELSEVCAHALLETGYTSLGTLEFLMDERGNLYFMEMNTRVQVEHPVTELVTGIDLVENQIRAAAGQALSLPSGRALGLRGHALECRINAEDPRTFVPWPGLITEYLPPGGGGVRVDSGVYGGFRVPNNYDPMLAKVITHGATRAEAIARMRCALDEFVIGGIRTNIPLHQALLRDPDVVAGKMSTRTIERLRF; this is encoded by the coding sequence TTGTTCGGCAAGATCCTCATCGCCAACCGCGGCGAGATCGCGATGCGCGTCGTCCGGGCGTGCCGCACGCTCGGCATCCGCACGGTCGCCATCCACTCGGACGTCGACGCGACCGCGCCCCACGTGCGGTTCGCCGACGAGGCCGTGTGCGTGGGCCCCGCCGATCCGCGGCGGAGTTACCTCAACATCCCGCAGATCATCGCCGCGGCCGAGATCACCGGCGCCGACGCGGTGCACCCGGGCTACGGGTTCCTCTCGGAGAACGCCGAGTTCGCCGAGCTTTGCCGTCGTTGTGGCCTGACCTTCATCGGCCCCACGCCCGAGGCGATGCGCCTCTGGGGCGACAAGGTCCGCGCGCGGGAAGCCGCGAAGAGGTTCGGGCTGCCGCTCCTCCCCGGCACGACCGTCCTGCGGGACGCCGAGGACGCCGCGGTGCAGGCCGCGCGTATCGGCTACCCCGTGATCCTCAAGGCCGCGGGCGGTGGCGGCGGGCGCGGCATGCGTGTCGTGCGCGACGACAGCGAGATCCGCCGCTCCTTCGAAACGGCGACGAGCGAGGCGCAGGCGGGCTTCAAGAACCCGGACGTCTACCTGGAGAAGTTCGTCGAGGAGCCGCGGCACATCGAGCTGCAGGTGCTCGGCGACGGCCACGGCCACATCTTCACGTTCGGCGAGCGCGAGTGTTCCTTGCAGCGCCGGCACCAGAAGATCATCGAGGAGGCGCCGAGCCCGGTCATGACGCCGGAGAAACGCGCCGAGCTCTCCGAGGTGTGTGCGCACGCGCTCTTGGAGACGGGCTACACCTCGCTCGGGACGCTCGAATTCTTGATGGATGAGCGCGGGAATCTCTACTTCATGGAGATGAACACCCGCGTGCAGGTCGAGCATCCGGTCACCGAGCTGGTGACGGGCATCGATCTCGTGGAGAACCAGATCCGCGCCGCCGCGGGACAAGCCCTCTCCCTGCCGAGCGGCCGCGCTCTCGGTCTTCGCGGGCACGCTCTGGAGTGCCGGATCAACGCGGAGGATCCGCGCACGTTCGTCCCCTGGCCGGGCCTCATCACCGAGTACTTGCCGCCCGGCGGCGGCGGCGTGCGCGTCGACTCGGGCGTCTACGGCGGCTTCCGCGTGCCGAACAACTACGACCCCATGCTCGCCAAGGTGATCACGCACGGCGCCACCCGCGCGGAAGCGATCGCCCGCATGCGCTGCGCGCTCGACGAGTTCGTGATCGGCGGTATCCGCACGAACATCCCGCTCCACCAGGCTCTCCTGCGGGATCCCGACGTAGTCGCCGGCAAGATGTCTACACGCACGATCGAACGACTACGATTCTAG